One Streptomyces sp. P9-A2 DNA window includes the following coding sequences:
- the ffh gene encoding signal recognition particle protein — MFDTLSDRLSATFKSLRGKGRLSEADIDATAREIRIALLEADVALPVVRAFIKNVKDRALGAEVSKALNPAQQFIKIVNDELVGILGGETRRLRFAKQPPTVIMLAGLQGAGKTTLAGKLGHWLKGQGHSPLLVACDLQRPNAVNQLSVVAERAGVAVYAPEPGNGVGDPVKVAKDSIEFAKSKVHDIVIVDTAGRLGIDQELMRQAADIRDAVSPDEILFVVDAMIGQDAVNTAEAFRDGVGFDGVVLSKLDGDARGGAALSIASVTGKPIMFASNGEKLDEFDAFHPDRMASRILDMGDLLTLIEQAEKTFSQDEAEKMASKLASKKGQDFTLDDFLAQMEQVRKMGSISKLLGMLPGMGQIKDQINNLDERDVDRTAAIIKSMTPAERQDATIINGSRRARIAKGSGVEVSAVKNLVERFFEARKMMSRMAQGGGMPGMPGMPGMGGGPGRTKKKQKQAKGKQRSGNPMKRKQQEEEAIQRRAAAAEGGNAFGLPQQGGQDFELPDEFKKFMG, encoded by the coding sequence GTGTTCGATACTCTCTCCGACCGCTTGTCAGCCACTTTCAAGTCTCTCCGGGGCAAGGGCAGGCTGTCCGAGGCGGACATCGACGCCACGGCGCGCGAGATCCGTATCGCGCTCCTCGAGGCCGATGTGGCCCTCCCCGTCGTCCGGGCATTCATCAAGAATGTCAAGGACAGGGCTTTGGGGGCCGAGGTCTCCAAGGCGCTCAACCCGGCGCAGCAGTTCATCAAGATCGTCAACGACGAACTGGTGGGCATCCTCGGCGGCGAGACGCGTCGTCTGCGGTTCGCCAAGCAGCCGCCCACCGTGATCATGCTGGCCGGTCTGCAGGGTGCCGGTAAGACCACTCTCGCGGGCAAGCTCGGCCACTGGCTCAAGGGGCAGGGCCACTCGCCGCTCCTGGTCGCCTGTGACCTCCAGCGCCCCAACGCCGTCAACCAGCTCAGCGTCGTCGCCGAGCGCGCCGGCGTGGCGGTCTACGCGCCCGAACCGGGCAACGGCGTGGGCGACCCGGTCAAGGTGGCCAAGGACTCCATCGAGTTCGCCAAGTCCAAGGTCCACGACATCGTCATCGTGGACACCGCCGGCCGCCTGGGCATCGACCAGGAGCTGATGCGGCAGGCCGCGGACATCAGGGACGCCGTCTCGCCCGACGAGATCCTGTTCGTCGTCGACGCGATGATCGGCCAGGACGCCGTCAACACCGCCGAGGCCTTCCGCGACGGCGTCGGCTTCGACGGCGTGGTGCTCTCCAAGCTCGACGGTGACGCCCGCGGTGGTGCGGCCCTGTCGATCGCCTCGGTGACCGGCAAGCCGATCATGTTCGCGTCGAACGGGGAGAAGCTCGACGAGTTCGACGCCTTCCACCCCGACCGGATGGCCTCCCGCATCCTCGACATGGGTGACCTGCTCACCCTGATCGAGCAGGCGGAGAAGACGTTCAGCCAGGACGAGGCCGAGAAGATGGCCTCCAAGCTGGCGTCGAAGAAGGGCCAGGACTTCACCCTGGACGACTTCCTGGCTCAGATGGAGCAGGTCAGGAAGATGGGCAGCATCTCGAAGCTGCTCGGCATGCTGCCCGGCATGGGGCAGATCAAGGACCAGATCAACAACCTCGACGAGCGGGACGTCGACCGCACGGCCGCGATCATCAAGTCGATGACCCCGGCCGAGCGCCAGGACGCGACGATCATCAACGGCTCGCGCCGCGCCCGTATCGCCAAGGGCTCCGGCGTCGAGGTCAGCGCGGTGAAGAACCTCGTCGAGCGCTTCTTCGAGGCCCGCAAGATGATGTCCCGCATGGCCCAGGGCGGCGGCATGCCGGGGATGCCCGGGATGCCGGGCATGGGTGGCGGCCCCGGCCGGACGAAGAAGAAGCAGAAGCAGGCCAAGGGCAAGCAGCGCTCCGGCAACCCGATGAAGCGCAAGCAGCAGGAGGAGGAGGCCATCCAGCGCCGTGCCGCCGCAGCCGAGGGCGGCAACGCCTTCGGGCTGCCGCAGCAGGGCGGCCAGGACTTCGAACTGCCGGACGAGTTCAAGAAGTTCATGGGCTGA
- a CDS encoding methyltransferase domain-containing protein, whose translation MTPTLVRQHLPRTGHGPRVDRRARARDWSEIQERMLVPLYEAVYRRLDVGSGTRLLGLGCGSGLALLMAASRGAAVTGVDTSSDRLALARERLLLAGRHARAHADARILDGSPGDMARGSTADTATSGTGTAGGGSPAYTVVTAFEPIGCLSGDADGLSEQLAEAVPLTGRGAAVVLVGWGPPERCATASVLRVATRLAEPLRGTGTWRPAHRDDLEDVARRTGLRPDGSGRVACPFGYAGVDSAVRGLLSTGLFDPAISATDRIQVDKEIAEALHPYERQDGTVWMPNVFRYLIARTL comes from the coding sequence ATGACACCTACGCTCGTGCGGCAGCACCTTCCTCGCACCGGCCACGGCCCTCGCGTGGACCGGCGGGCACGTGCGCGTGACTGGTCCGAGATCCAGGAGAGGATGCTCGTACCGCTCTACGAGGCCGTCTACCGGCGATTGGACGTGGGGTCCGGGACGCGGCTGCTCGGCCTCGGCTGCGGTTCGGGACTCGCCCTGCTGATGGCTGCCTCCCGGGGCGCCGCGGTGACCGGTGTCGACACCTCGTCGGACCGGCTGGCCCTCGCGCGCGAGCGGCTGCTGCTCGCCGGGCGGCACGCACGCGCGCACGCGGACGCCCGGATCCTGGACGGCTCCCCCGGGGACATGGCCCGCGGGAGCACGGCGGACACGGCGACTTCCGGTACGGGAACGGCCGGCGGGGGCAGCCCCGCGTACACCGTGGTGACCGCCTTCGAACCCATCGGATGCCTCTCCGGGGACGCGGACGGGCTGAGCGAACAACTCGCCGAGGCGGTTCCGCTCACCGGTCGCGGAGCGGCCGTGGTGCTCGTCGGCTGGGGTCCGCCGGAGCGCTGCGCCACGGCGTCCGTGCTCCGGGTGGCCACCAGGCTGGCGGAGCCGCTGCGCGGCACGGGAACCTGGCGCCCCGCGCACCGCGACGACCTGGAGGACGTCGCCCGGCGGACGGGCCTCAGGCCGGACGGCTCGGGACGGGTGGCCTGCCCCTTCGGATACGCCGGCGTGGACAGCGCCGTACGGGGTCTGCTGTCGACGGGACTGTTCGATCCGGCGATCTCGGCGACGGACCGGATACAGGTGGACAAGGAAATCGCCGAGGCACTGCATCCGTACGAACGACAGGACGGGACGGTGTGGATGCCGAACGTGTTCCGGTACCTGATCGCGCGGACACTCTGA
- the rpsP gene encoding 30S ribosomal protein S16, with protein MAVKIKLKRLGKIRSPHYRIVVADSRTRRDGRAIEEIGKYHPTYNPSVMEVDGERVAYWLGVGAQPTEAVLAILKKTGDWQKFKGEPAPAPLLQQAEKAGRPLFEALGGEDEGKGEAITQKKKTEKKDEAPAESASTEA; from the coding sequence GTGGCAGTCAAGATCAAGCTGAAGCGTCTGGGCAAGATCCGTTCGCCTCACTACCGCATCGTCGTCGCCGACTCCCGTACCCGCCGTGACGGCCGGGCCATCGAGGAGATCGGCAAGTACCACCCGACGTACAACCCGTCGGTGATGGAGGTCGACGGCGAGCGCGTGGCGTACTGGCTCGGCGTCGGCGCCCAGCCGACCGAGGCCGTGCTCGCCATCCTGAAGAAGACCGGCGACTGGCAGAAGTTCAAGGGCGAGCCCGCCCCGGCTCCGCTGCTCCAGCAGGCCGAGAAGGCCGGCCGCCCGCTGTTCGAGGCGCTCGGTGGCGAGGACGAGGGCAAGGGTGAGGCCATCACCCAGAAGAAGAAGACTGAGAAGAAGGACGAGGCCCCGGCCGAGTCCGCGTCGACCGAGGCCTGA
- a CDS encoding RNA-binding protein codes for MLEEALEHLVKGIVDHPDDVQVASRDLRRGRVLEVRVHPDDLGKVIGRNGRTARALRTVVGAIGGRGVRVDLVDVDHVR; via the coding sequence ATGCTCGAGGAGGCTCTCGAGCACCTCGTGAAGGGCATCGTCGACCATCCCGACGATGTGCAGGTCGCCTCGCGCGACCTGCGTCGCGGGCGTGTGCTCGAGGTCCGGGTCCACCCGGACGACCTCGGCAAGGTGATCGGCCGCAACGGCCGCACCGCACGCGCCCTGCGCACCGTCGTGGGCGCCATCGGCGGCCGCGGTGTCCGTGTCGACCTCGTCGACGTGGACCACGTCCGCTGA
- the rimM gene encoding ribosome maturation factor RimM (Essential for efficient processing of 16S rRNA), whose product MQLVVARIGRAHGIKGEVTVEVRTDEPELRLGPGAVLATDPASAGPLTIETGRVHSGRLLLRFEGVRDRTGAEALRNTLLIAEIDPDEQPEDEDEYYDHQLIDLDVVTRDGQPVGRITEIAHLPTQDLFVVERPDGGEVLVPFVEQIVTEIDLEEQRAVIDPPPGLIDDRSARDEAADEDGAATRDEDAATRDEDAATRDEDAATRDEDAATRDEDAATRDEA is encoded by the coding sequence GTGCAGCTGGTAGTCGCTCGCATCGGCCGTGCCCACGGCATCAAGGGCGAGGTCACCGTGGAGGTCCGCACCGACGAGCCGGAGCTGAGACTCGGGCCCGGTGCCGTTCTGGCCACCGACCCCGCCTCCGCCGGACCGCTCACCATCGAGACCGGCCGGGTGCACAGCGGCCGCCTCCTGCTGCGCTTCGAGGGCGTCCGTGACCGCACCGGCGCCGAGGCGCTGCGCAACACCCTCCTCATCGCCGAGATCGACCCGGACGAGCAGCCCGAGGACGAGGACGAGTACTACGACCACCAGCTGATCGACCTCGACGTCGTGACCCGGGACGGGCAGCCGGTGGGCCGGATCACCGAGATCGCCCACCTGCCGACGCAGGACCTCTTCGTGGTGGAGCGCCCCGACGGCGGCGAGGTGCTCGTGCCGTTCGTGGAGCAGATCGTCACCGAGATCGACCTCGAGGAACAGCGTGCGGTCATCGACCCGCCGCCGGGCCTCATCGACGACCGGTCCGCCCGCGACGAAGCCGCTGACGAAGACGGCGCCGCCACACGGGACGAGGACGCCGCCACGCGGGACGAGGACGCCGCCACGCGGGACGAGGACGCCGCCACGCGGGACGAGGACGCCGCCACGCGGGACGAGGACGCCGCCACGCGGGACGAGGCCTGA
- the trmD gene encoding tRNA (guanosine(37)-N1)-methyltransferase TrmD, whose product MRLDVVTIFPEYLEPLNVSLVGKARARGQLDVQVHDLRSWTHDRHNTVDDTPYGGGPGMVMKTEPWGEALDEILADGYEAGAHAPALIVPTPSGRPFTQELAVHLSERPWLIFTPARYEGIDRRVVDEYATRVPVYEVSIGDYVLAGGEAAVLVVTEAVARLLPGVLGNAESHRDDSFAPGAMANLLEGPVHTKPPVWRDRGIPEVLLSGHHGKIARWRRDEALRRTTANRPDLIERCEPKAFDKKDREMLSILGWEPDPAGEPYGRFWRSTGGVEE is encoded by the coding sequence ATGCGGCTCGACGTCGTCACCATCTTTCCCGAGTACCTCGAGCCGCTGAACGTCTCCCTCGTCGGCAAGGCGCGCGCGCGTGGACAACTGGACGTCCAGGTGCACGACCTCCGCTCCTGGACCCATGACCGGCACAACACCGTCGACGACACCCCGTACGGCGGCGGTCCCGGCATGGTCATGAAGACCGAGCCGTGGGGCGAGGCGCTCGACGAGATCCTGGCGGACGGCTACGAGGCCGGCGCACACGCGCCCGCCCTGATCGTCCCCACCCCCAGCGGCCGGCCCTTCACCCAGGAACTCGCCGTCCACCTCTCCGAACGCCCCTGGCTGATCTTCACCCCGGCCCGCTACGAGGGCATCGACCGGCGCGTCGTCGACGAGTACGCGACCCGCGTGCCGGTGTACGAAGTGTCCATCGGCGACTACGTCCTGGCCGGCGGAGAGGCGGCCGTCCTCGTCGTCACCGAGGCCGTGGCCCGGCTGCTGCCCGGCGTCCTGGGCAACGCCGAGTCCCACCGGGACGACTCCTTCGCCCCGGGCGCCATGGCCAACCTCCTGGAAGGACCGGTACACACCAAGCCGCCCGTCTGGCGCGACCGGGGGATTCCCGAGGTGCTGCTCAGCGGCCACCACGGGAAGATCGCCCGCTGGCGGCGCGACGAGGCGCTGAGACGCACCACGGCCAACCGGCCCGACCTCATCGAGCGCTGTGAGCCCAAGGCCTTCGACAAGAAGGACCGCGAAATGCTCTCCATCCTGGGCTGGGAGCCGGACCCGGCCGGGGAACCGTACGGCCGATTTTGGCGCAGCACCGGCGGCGTGGAAGAATAG
- the rplS gene encoding 50S ribosomal protein L19: protein MSHLLDSVDSASLRSDLPNFRPGDTVNVHVRVIEGTRSRVQQFKGVVVRRQGAGVRETFTVRKVSFSVGVERTFPVHTPIVEKIELVTKGDVRRAKLYYLRELRGKAAKIKEKREN, encoded by the coding sequence ATGTCTCACCTGCTCGACTCCGTCGACTCCGCGTCGCTGCGCAGCGACCTCCCGAACTTCCGTCCCGGTGACACCGTCAACGTCCACGTGCGCGTCATCGAGGGCACCCGCTCCCGTGTGCAGCAGTTCAAGGGCGTGGTGGTCCGCCGCCAGGGTGCCGGCGTGCGCGAGACCTTCACGGTCCGCAAGGTCTCCTTCTCCGTCGGCGTCGAGCGCACCTTCCCGGTGCACACCCCGATCGTCGAGAAGATCGAGCTCGTCACCAAGGGCGACGTCCGCCGCGCCAAGCTGTACTACCTGCGTGAGCTGCGCGGCAAGGCGGCGAAGATCAAGGAGAAGCGCGAGAACTGA
- the lepB gene encoding signal peptidase I codes for MDTEAQSTERDRSPHPAGPEDTSGAPGPEGRSRSALAGHLVGRLPGGRITVALLLVLLLLSALSTFVARPFQIPSGSMEPALRAGDRVLVLKLAYRFGAGPQRGDVVVFDGTEYFGDADYIKRVVGVGGDHVVCCDKEGRIRVNDRTVDESGFLFPGESASTVPFDVVVPERRLFVLGDHRGSSSDSRDRLGSPGGGMIPVSRVIGRADWIVSPFGRATRLHRPDAYARVPAPVPAARVDAARPGEGTHG; via the coding sequence ATGGACACCGAAGCACAGTCGACGGAGCGCGACCGCTCCCCCCACCCGGCCGGACCCGAGGACACCTCGGGGGCCCCGGGCCCGGAGGGACGGTCGCGTTCCGCGTTGGCAGGGCACCTCGTGGGACGGCTCCCCGGGGGGCGGATCACCGTGGCCCTGCTCCTCGTGCTGCTGCTCCTGTCGGCGCTCAGCACCTTCGTGGCCCGGCCGTTCCAGATCCCCAGCGGATCGATGGAGCCCGCGTTGAGGGCCGGGGACCGTGTTCTCGTACTCAAGTTGGCATACCGTTTCGGTGCCGGACCGCAGCGCGGCGACGTGGTCGTGTTCGACGGCACCGAGTATTTCGGGGACGCCGACTACATCAAGCGCGTTGTCGGTGTGGGCGGGGACCACGTGGTCTGTTGCGACAAGGAGGGAAGGATCCGGGTGAACGACCGGACGGTCGACGAGTCGGGTTTCCTGTTCCCAGGCGAGAGCGCCTCCACGGTGCCCTTCGACGTCGTGGTCCCCGAGAGGCGCCTGTTCGTGCTCGGCGACCACCGCGGCTCCTCCAGCGACTCCCGTGACCGTCTCGGTTCGCCCGGCGGCGGCATGATCCCGGTGAGCAGGGTGATCGGCCGCGCCGACTGGATCGTCTCGCCCTTCGGCCGTGCCACCCGGCTGCACCGCCCCGACGCCTACGCGCGCGTGCCGGCTCCGGTGCCGGCCGCCCGGGTGGACGCGGCGCGCCCGGGGGAGGGAACCCATGGGTAA
- the lepB gene encoding signal peptidase I, which yields MGNRGKPRGVPASAADNLLPTGARRAVSASSGRGRVDRRKLQQKVKRRRRRGAVKEIPLLIGVAVLIALVLKTFLVQAFVIPSGSMEQTIQVGDRVLVDKLTPWFGSKPQRGDVVVFKDPGGWLQDEQPTPQKEDPVGIKQVKAGLTFIGLLPSENEKDLIKRVVGVGGDQVQCCDTQGRVTVNGVPLEESDYLFPGNAPSTAPFDVTVPQGRLWVMGDHRSNSADSRAHQDTDYGGTVSEEEVVGRAMVIAWPFGHWNMLDEPTTYASVSDSAPGSTAAAQLSHRVAPDDSNGMIQLPSPAELPLVMGVVGLRRAWGRRRHRVRSWRGGCGGWRTVRSRRRGAARASRGALRPGRGRRRDLRE from the coding sequence ATGGGTAACCGCGGCAAACCCCGCGGCGTTCCGGCGAGCGCCGCGGACAACCTGCTGCCCACCGGTGCGCGCCGCGCGGTGAGCGCGTCGAGCGGACGCGGCCGGGTCGACCGGCGCAAACTCCAGCAGAAGGTCAAACGGCGCCGCCGGCGCGGTGCGGTCAAGGAGATACCGCTGCTCATCGGGGTCGCCGTCCTGATAGCGCTGGTGCTGAAGACGTTCCTCGTCCAGGCCTTCGTCATCCCGTCCGGGTCCATGGAGCAGACGATCCAGGTCGGCGACCGTGTCCTGGTGGACAAGCTGACCCCGTGGTTCGGCTCCAAGCCGCAGCGTGGGGACGTCGTCGTGTTCAAGGACCCCGGCGGCTGGCTGCAGGACGAGCAGCCCACCCCCCAGAAGGAGGACCCGGTCGGCATCAAGCAGGTCAAGGCCGGGCTCACCTTCATCGGCCTGCTGCCCTCGGAGAACGAGAAGGACCTCATCAAGCGGGTCGTGGGGGTCGGCGGCGACCAGGTCCAGTGCTGCGACACGCAGGGACGGGTCACCGTCAACGGAGTGCCCCTGGAGGAAAGTGACTACCTCTTCCCGGGAAACGCCCCGTCCACGGCGCCGTTCGACGTCACCGTGCCCCAGGGACGCCTGTGGGTGATGGGCGATCACCGGTCCAACTCCGCCGACTCCCGTGCCCACCAGGACACCGACTACGGCGGCACCGTCTCCGAGGAGGAGGTGGTGGGCCGGGCCATGGTCATTGCCTGGCCGTTCGGTCACTGGAACATGCTGGACGAACCGACAACCTACGCGTCCGTGTCGGACTCGGCGCCGGGGTCGACCGCTGCCGCCCAGCTGTCGCATAGGGTTGCCCCGGATGATTCGAACGGAATGATTCAGCTCCCGAGCCCTGCGGAACTCCCGCTCGTTATGGGAGTGGTGGGCCTGCGCCGCGCATGGGGCAGGCGGCGGCACAGAGTGAGGAGCTGGCGTGGGGGATGTGGCGGTTGGCGCACGGTCCGGAGCCGACGGCGAGGAGCAGCGCGGGCGTCCCGCGGGGCCCTACGTCCCGGTCGAGGACGGCGCCGCGACCTCCGGGAGTGA
- the lepB gene encoding signal peptidase I — MGDVAVGARSGADGEEQRGRPAGPYVPVEDGAATSGSDSPAAGEGRVTDDRPERDDRGPDEPPREQKKPRSFWKELPILVGIALVLALLIKTFLLQAFSIPSDSMQNTLQQGDRVLVDKLTPWFGSEPERGEVVVFHDPDNWLAGEPTPDPNAFQTFLSWIGLMPSAEEKDLIKRVIGVGGDVVECKGTGPLTVNGVALNEADYVYPGNTPCSQDDQGGQFKVEVPDGKIWVMGDHRQNSRDSRYNRADKNNGMVPVSEVVGRAVVIAWPVGRWDMLEVPDVFDQPALSAPAPASAAPTVAPQGVALVGAVPLVLWRRRWDRRREGGPRT, encoded by the coding sequence GTGGGGGATGTGGCGGTTGGCGCACGGTCCGGAGCCGACGGCGAGGAGCAGCGCGGGCGTCCCGCGGGGCCCTACGTCCCGGTCGAGGACGGCGCCGCGACCTCCGGGAGTGACTCCCCGGCGGCAGGAGAGGGAAGAGTGACGGACGACCGGCCGGAAAGGGACGACCGGGGGCCGGACGAGCCGCCCCGCGAGCAGAAGAAACCACGCTCCTTCTGGAAGGAGCTGCCCATCCTGGTCGGTATCGCGCTGGTCCTGGCGCTCCTGATCAAGACGTTTCTGCTGCAGGCGTTCTCCATCCCGTCGGACTCGATGCAGAACACCCTGCAGCAGGGCGACCGTGTCCTGGTCGACAAGCTCACCCCCTGGTTCGGTTCCGAGCCCGAGCGCGGCGAGGTCGTGGTCTTCCACGACCCCGACAACTGGCTGGCGGGCGAGCCCACGCCCGATCCCAACGCGTTCCAGACGTTCCTCAGCTGGATCGGTCTGATGCCGTCGGCGGAGGAGAAGGACCTGATCAAGCGGGTCATCGGAGTCGGCGGCGACGTCGTCGAGTGCAAGGGCACCGGCCCGCTGACGGTCAACGGCGTCGCCCTGAACGAGGCGGACTACGTCTACCCGGGCAACACTCCGTGCAGCCAGGACGACCAGGGCGGCCAGTTCAAGGTCGAGGTCCCCGACGGCAAGATCTGGGTCATGGGCGACCACCGGCAGAACTCCCGGGACTCCCGCTACAACCGGGCCGACAAGAACAACGGCATGGTCCCGGTGAGTGAGGTCGTCGGCCGTGCCGTCGTCATCGCCTGGCCGGTCGGCCGCTGGGACATGCTCGAGGTCCCGGACGTCTTCGACCAGCCGGCGCTGAGCGCTCCGGCACCGGCCTCCGCGGCGCCGACGGTGGCACCCCAGGGGGTCGCGCTCGTGGGCGCGGTACCGCTGGTGCTGTGGCGGCGCAGGTGGGACCGCCGGCGCGAGGGCGGGCCCAGGACCTGA
- the lepB gene encoding signal peptidase I gives MTGRSTTRTASRGAGTGRGPAGSRTGQRLSSLAVALGLALFLGGFVWGALVYLPYTVPTPSMAPTIGAGDRVLAQRVDGGDVRRGDVVVFEDADWADVPIVKRVVAVGGDTVSTGQDGTLKVNATEIDEPYLSEDEATGLSAFPEVTVPKGRLFLLGDERSGSLDSASHLTDAANGTVSREAVEARVDAVVWPMDGMLKTPTGFEELGDLSAPGPLPTVVAMAIGGAVLILGGAAYGPLAQRADASRARRADAEARAGGVC, from the coding sequence ATGACTGGTCGGAGCACGACACGTACGGCTTCGCGGGGCGCCGGCACGGGCCGGGGACCGGCGGGCAGCCGGACCGGGCAGCGACTGTCCTCACTGGCCGTGGCGCTGGGCCTGGCGCTGTTCCTCGGCGGGTTCGTCTGGGGAGCGCTGGTGTACCTGCCGTACACCGTGCCCACCCCCTCGATGGCGCCGACGATCGGGGCCGGCGACCGGGTGCTGGCCCAGCGCGTCGACGGCGGCGACGTCCGCCGCGGTGACGTCGTGGTCTTCGAGGACGCCGACTGGGCGGACGTACCGATCGTCAAGCGGGTGGTCGCCGTCGGCGGGGACACCGTCTCCACCGGGCAGGACGGCACGCTGAAGGTCAACGCCACGGAGATCGACGAGCCGTATCTCTCCGAGGACGAGGCGACCGGGCTGAGCGCCTTCCCGGAGGTGACCGTGCCGAAGGGACGCCTGTTCCTTCTCGGTGACGAGCGAAGCGGCTCCCTGGACTCGGCCTCCCATCTCACCGACGCCGCGAACGGCACCGTCTCCCGCGAGGCGGTCGAGGCCCGGGTCGACGCGGTGGTCTGGCCGATGGACGGCATGCTGAAGACCCCGACAGGCTTCGAGGAGCTCGGAGACCTCTCCGCGCCGGGGCCACTGCCGACGGTCGTCGCCATGGCCATCGGCGGGGCCGTGCTGATCCTCGGCGGGGCCGCGTACGGCCCGCTCGCCCAGCGGGCGGACGCCTCCCGGGCCCGTCGTGCGGACGCGGAAGCGAGGGCGGGCGGTGTCTGCTGA
- a CDS encoding NUDIX hydrolase, translated as MSAEMPHATGDSYEAEGEGEGEGRSGGGGGLRRVARVVLLDPRDRILLLHGHEPDDPADDWWFTPGGGVEGDETREQAALRELAEETGITEVELGPVLWRRTCSFPFAGRRWDQDEWYYLARTTRTATGATALTELERRSVIGSRWWTCPELARTHETVYPMRLAGLLRTLLDEGAPAGPVILDTEIV; from the coding sequence GTGTCTGCTGAGATGCCCCACGCCACCGGCGATTCCTACGAGGCTGAAGGCGAGGGCGAGGGCGAGGGCAGGAGCGGAGGCGGAGGCGGGCTGCGCAGGGTCGCCCGCGTCGTCCTGCTGGATCCGAGGGACCGCATCCTGCTGCTGCACGGCCATGAGCCGGACGACCCCGCCGACGACTGGTGGTTCACACCCGGCGGTGGCGTGGAGGGCGACGAGACCCGTGAACAGGCGGCGCTGCGGGAGCTCGCGGAGGAGACCGGCATCACGGAGGTGGAGCTGGGGCCCGTGCTGTGGCGGCGGACGTGCTCCTTTCCGTTCGCGGGCCGCCGCTGGGACCAGGACGAGTGGTACTACCTCGCCCGCACCACGAGGACGGCCACCGGAGCCACGGCACTGACCGAGCTGGAGCGGCGCAGCGTCATCGGATCACGCTGGTGGACATGCCCGGAACTGGCTCGGACCCATGAGACGGTGTATCCGATGAGACTCGCCGGGCTGCTGCGCACCCTGCTCGACGAGGGCGCCCCGGCCGGACCCGTGATCCTGGACACCGAGATCGTCTAG
- a CDS encoding DUF2469 domain-containing protein, with protein MSAEDLEKYETEMELKLYREYRDVVGLFKYVIETERRFYLTNDYEMQVHSVQGEVFFEVSMADAWVWDMYRPARFVKQVRVLTFKDVNIEELNKSDLELPSG; from the coding sequence ATGAGCGCCGAGGACCTCGAGAAGTACGAGACCGAGATGGAGCTGAAGCTCTACCGGGAGTACCGCGACGTCGTCGGTCTGTTCAAATACGTGATCGAGACCGAGCGCCGCTTCTATCTGACCAACGACTACGAGATGCAGGTGCACTCGGTCCAGGGTGAGGTGTTCTTCGAGGTGTCCATGGCGGATGCCTGGGTCTGGGACATGTATCGGCCGGCCAGGTTCGTGAAGCAGGTGCGTGTCCTGACATTCAAGGACGTGAACATCGAGGAACTCAACAAGAGCGATCTGGAGCTTCCGAGCGGGTGA
- a CDS encoding YraN family protein produces the protein MTVGAGGGADMNPRQQARNALGRYGEALAARRLEQAGMTVLERNWRCGRTGEIDIVARDGDVLVVCEVKTRRAASFQHPMEAITPAKADRLRDLAQRRLQERGGAPPGGVRIDLVGVLLPKRGGPRVEHVRGVA, from the coding sequence GTGACGGTTGGTGCCGGAGGTGGTGCCGACATGAATCCCCGACAGCAGGCACGCAACGCACTCGGCAGGTACGGCGAGGCGCTGGCCGCGCGGCGGCTGGAGCAGGCCGGAATGACGGTCCTGGAGCGCAACTGGCGCTGCGGCAGGACCGGCGAGATCGACATCGTGGCCAGGGACGGCGACGTCCTCGTCGTCTGCGAGGTGAAGACCCGCAGGGCCGCGTCCTTCCAGCACCCCATGGAGGCGATCACCCCCGCCAAGGCGGACCGCCTGCGGGACCTGGCGCAACGCCGGCTCCAGGAGCGCGGAGGAGCACCGCCCGGGGGCGTCCGCATCGACCTGGTCGGCGTCCTGCTGCCGAAGCGTGGCGGGCCCCGGGTGGAGCATGTCCGGGGGGTGGCCTGA